Proteins found in one Bacillus subtilis subsp. subtilis str. 168 genomic segment:
- a CDS encoding hypothetical protein (Evidence 5: Unknown function) produces the protein MTFLFYSAIQVESRVKNRATRHVTALKIVLKFKNKSIYSFKCYNIR, from the coding sequence ATGACTTTCCTGTTTTACTCTGCTATTCAGGTAGAATCACGAGTGAAAAATAGAGCCACAAGACATGTAACAGCACTTAAAATAGTTTTAAAATTTAAAAATAAAAGTATCTATTCTTTTAAATGTTATAATATCCGATAA
- the aapA gene encoding small amino acid permease (Evidence 2a: Function from experimental evidences in other organisms; PubMedId: 15849754, 16850406, 17608695, 22084243; Product type t: transporter), translated as MIGNSSKDNFGQQQKLSRGLKNRHIQLMAIGGAIGTGLFLGSGKSIHFAGPSILFAYLITGVFCFFIMRSLGELLLSNAGYHSFVDFVRDYLGNMAAFITGWTYWFCWISLAMADLTAVGIYTQYWLPDVPQWLPGLLALIILLIMNLATVKLFGELEFWFALIKVIAILALIVTGILLIAKGFSAASGPASLNNLWSHGGMFPNGWHGFILSFQMVVFAFVGIELVGLTAGETENPQKVIPKAINQIPVRILLFYVGALFVIMCIYPWNVLNPNESPFVQVFSAVGIVVAASLINFVVLTSAASAANSALFSTSRMVYSLAKDHHAPGLLKKLTSSNVPSNALFFSSIAILIGVSLNYLMPEQVFTLITSVSTICFIFIWGITVICHLKYRKTRQHEAKANKFKMPFYPLSNYLTLAFLAFILVILALANDTRIALFVTPVWFVLLIILYKVQTRRGHKVK; from the coding sequence TTGATAGGCAATTCTAGCAAAGACAATTTTGGCCAGCAACAGAAATTGTCTAGAGGCCTTAAAAACAGGCATATACAATTAATGGCGATTGGAGGTGCAATCGGTACAGGTTTATTTTTAGGTTCAGGTAAATCCATCCATTTTGCAGGACCATCCATTTTATTTGCTTACTTGATCACCGGCGTATTTTGCTTTTTCATTATGCGTTCGCTCGGAGAACTGCTCTTATCAAATGCGGGATACCACTCTTTTGTTGATTTTGTAAGGGACTATTTAGGAAACATGGCAGCATTTATCACTGGGTGGACCTACTGGTTCTGTTGGATTTCCCTCGCGATGGCTGATTTAACGGCGGTCGGCATTTATACGCAATATTGGCTTCCCGATGTGCCTCAATGGCTGCCGGGTCTTCTTGCGCTTATTATCCTGCTGATCATGAACCTTGCCACCGTTAAACTTTTCGGAGAATTAGAATTTTGGTTTGCATTGATCAAAGTCATTGCCATACTGGCTCTGATCGTAACTGGTATTCTCCTGATTGCGAAAGGTTTTTCCGCAGCTTCCGGCCCTGCCAGCCTCAACAACCTTTGGAGCCACGGCGGCATGTTCCCAAATGGATGGCATGGGTTTATCCTATCTTTCCAAATGGTCGTCTTCGCTTTCGTGGGTATTGAACTTGTTGGACTGACAGCAGGTGAAACAGAAAATCCCCAAAAAGTGATCCCTAAAGCCATCAATCAAATTCCTGTCCGGATTTTACTTTTTTATGTTGGCGCACTTTTCGTGATTATGTGTATCTATCCTTGGAATGTGTTGAATCCAAACGAAAGCCCATTTGTTCAGGTCTTCTCTGCAGTAGGCATCGTTGTGGCTGCCAGTTTGATCAATTTTGTTGTATTAACATCAGCCGCATCAGCTGCAAATAGCGCTTTATTCAGCACAAGCCGAATGGTCTATTCACTTGCAAAGGATCATCACGCACCTGGACTATTAAAGAAATTAACTTCTTCTAACGTGCCAAGCAATGCGCTGTTCTTTTCATCCATCGCCATTCTGATTGGCGTTAGTCTGAATTATTTAATGCCCGAGCAAGTCTTCACGCTGATTACAAGTGTTTCAACAATATGCTTCATTTTTATTTGGGGCATCACGGTGATTTGCCATTTGAAATATCGAAAAACAAGGCAGCATGAAGCGAAAGCAAACAAATTTAAAATGCCTTTTTACCCATTATCCAACTATTTAACACTTGCATTTCTCGCGTTCATTCTTGTCATATTGGCACTGGCGAATGATACACGTATTGCTTTGTTTGTCACCCCGGTCTGGTTTGTTTTATTGATTATTTTGTATAAGGTGCAAACCCGCAGAGGACATAAGGTGAAATAA
- the yrhP gene encoding putative amino acid exporter (Evidence 3: Putative function from multiple computational evidences; PubMedId: 15849754, 16098526, 16850406; Product type t: transporter), producing the protein MHSLLAYIPIAAMMVIIPGADTMLVMKNTLRYGPKAGRYNILGLATGLSFWTVIAILGLSVVIAKSVILFTTIKYLGAAYLIYLGVKSFFAKSMFSLDDMQSQAKNMASSPKRYYKTSFMQGSLSNILNPKTVLVYVTIMPQFINLNGNINQQLIILASILTLLAVLWFLFLVYIIDYAKKWMKNSKFQKVFQKITGIILVGFGIKTGLS; encoded by the coding sequence ATGCACAGCTTACTCGCATACATACCGATCGCTGCCATGATGGTTATCATACCGGGGGCAGATACGATGCTTGTGATGAAAAATACGCTTAGGTATGGTCCGAAAGCCGGCCGTTATAACATTCTCGGATTGGCGACAGGACTTTCCTTTTGGACGGTGATTGCCATTTTAGGATTATCAGTGGTAATCGCAAAGTCAGTGATTCTTTTCACAACGATCAAATATTTGGGAGCGGCATACTTAATTTATTTAGGTGTAAAAAGTTTTTTTGCTAAAAGTATGTTTTCGTTAGATGACATGCAATCCCAAGCAAAAAATATGGCAAGTTCTCCGAAACGTTATTATAAAACTTCCTTTATGCAGGGATCACTCAGTAACATTCTCAATCCTAAAACTGTTTTGGTGTATGTTACAATCATGCCCCAATTTATCAATTTGAACGGAAATATAAACCAGCAGCTCATCATTTTAGCTTCAATCCTAACCTTATTAGCGGTGTTGTGGTTCCTGTTTCTTGTTTATATTATTGATTACGCAAAAAAATGGATGAAAAACTCGAAGTTCCAGAAAGTGTTTCAAAAAATTACCGGAATAATATTAGTAGGTTTCGGCATCAAAACTGGTTTGAGTTAA
- the yrhO gene encoding putative transcriptional regulator controlling amino acid export (Evidence 3: Putative function from multiple computational evidences; Product type r: regulator): MKENMLDILKNLNFTEYESKAYLALLQESPLTGYAVAKKSGVPRSKIYEVLESLVIRGDVFVSHGNTPQYVPVPAKELIKNRRLKAEEHFDQAEKYFEKFEQTANDRENIWNITGRSEILEKVKACILSAKKRILLEIWKEDFKEIEAELKQAAEQGVIVTIIAYGDIVSDFANVYLHDMSSEITEEYDGRWLVYSGDDSEVVAGIVSLGNDSRAAWTMHVGLVMPITEVIIHDLYLMEILKKHRELLEESFGKNLIQLRRKFSIHSDFKKHYLE, from the coding sequence ATGAAAGAAAATATGTTAGACATTTTAAAAAACCTCAATTTTACAGAATATGAATCGAAAGCGTATTTAGCATTATTGCAAGAATCACCTTTAACAGGCTATGCCGTTGCCAAAAAATCCGGAGTGCCCCGTTCTAAAATTTATGAAGTATTGGAAAGTCTTGTCATAAGGGGAGATGTTTTTGTCAGTCATGGAAATACGCCTCAGTATGTTCCAGTCCCCGCAAAAGAACTGATTAAAAACCGCCGGCTCAAAGCGGAAGAGCATTTTGATCAGGCTGAGAAATATTTTGAAAAGTTCGAGCAGACCGCAAATGACCGGGAAAACATCTGGAATATCACCGGCCGCAGTGAAATTCTTGAAAAGGTGAAGGCTTGTATCTTATCTGCCAAAAAAAGAATCCTCTTAGAAATATGGAAAGAGGATTTTAAGGAGATAGAAGCAGAGCTCAAACAGGCGGCAGAACAAGGCGTTATTGTCACCATTATTGCGTACGGAGACATCGTATCTGATTTTGCCAATGTTTACCTTCATGATATGAGCAGTGAAATTACAGAAGAGTATGACGGACGGTGGCTTGTCTATAGCGGAGATGATTCAGAAGTAGTAGCGGGCATTGTCTCACTTGGCAACGACAGCCGTGCTGCATGGACGATGCATGTAGGGTTAGTCATGCCTATTACTGAAGTGATCATTCATGATCTGTACCTCATGGAAATTCTGAAAAAGCATAGAGAGCTTTTAGAAGAGAGCTTCGGGAAAAATCTCATCCAGTTGCGCCGTAAATTTTCTATTCACTCAGATTTCAAAAAACATTATTTGGAATAA
- the sigV gene encoding RNA polymerase ECF(extracytoplasmic function)-type sigma factor (sigma(V)) (Evidence 1a: Function from experimental evidences in the studied strain; PubMedId: 16274938, 21926231, 23687273, 26901131; Product type r: regulator) codes for MKKKQTTKALLVTCITDHKQDFYRLAFSYVKNQDDALDIVQESIKKALSSVETVRNPETIKSWFYKILVRTAIDFLRKQKKIRVMDDETIEFLSKGKEDHYKDTDLHEALDELPYRYKTIIILRFFEDLKLEEIAEITGENTNTVKTRLYRALKLMRIQLTKEDLS; via the coding sequence ATGAAGAAAAAACAAACAACAAAAGCGTTGCTTGTCACATGCATAACTGACCATAAGCAAGATTTCTACAGGTTGGCTTTCAGTTATGTGAAAAATCAAGATGACGCATTAGATATTGTTCAGGAATCTATAAAAAAAGCGCTGAGCTCAGTTGAAACGGTCAGGAACCCTGAGACGATAAAAAGCTGGTTTTATAAAATTTTAGTACGGACAGCCATTGACTTTTTGCGCAAACAAAAAAAGATAAGAGTGATGGACGACGAAACGATAGAATTTTTAAGCAAAGGAAAGGAAGACCATTACAAGGATACTGATCTCCATGAAGCGCTTGACGAATTGCCGTACCGCTATAAAACCATTATTATTTTACGTTTTTTTGAAGACCTCAAATTAGAAGAAATTGCGGAAATTACAGGAGAAAACACGAATACCGTCAAAACGCGCCTATACAGAGCATTGAAGCTGATGCGCATTCAGTTGACGAAGGAGGATCTTTCTTAA
- the rsiV gene encoding anti-sigma(V) factor (Evidence 1a: Function from experimental evidences in the studied strain; PubMedId: 16274938, 23687273, 26901131; Product type r: regulator) produces the protein MDKRLQQLREEYKNVQIPKELDIIVEKALQQEPKKKRIVMWPTSAAIAAAILFTALVNINPDAAQAMSKIPVIGKIVKAITFIEIKEEKDQSSIDVKTPALSGLSNKELENSINEKYLKESQQLYKEFIQSTSKNKKGHLSIYSDYETVTDTPDLLSIRRNIETTQASSYTQSRYITIDKKNDILLTLKSLFKDERYIKVISQNIKEQMKQQMKEDPNKIYWLTDEDAEPFKTILPDQTFYITEDHKLVISFDEYEVAPGYMGVTEFTIPTGVISNLLVGERYIR, from the coding sequence ATGGATAAGAGATTACAGCAATTAAGAGAAGAATATAAAAATGTTCAGATTCCTAAAGAATTGGATATCATTGTTGAAAAAGCCCTTCAGCAAGAACCAAAAAAGAAAAGAATCGTTATGTGGCCGACATCAGCAGCAATCGCTGCAGCTATTTTATTCACTGCGCTTGTTAATATCAACCCGGACGCCGCTCAGGCTATGTCAAAGATCCCTGTCATCGGCAAAATCGTCAAAGCGATCACCTTTATTGAAATCAAAGAGGAAAAAGACCAATCAAGCATTGATGTCAAAACACCTGCTTTGTCCGGGCTTTCTAATAAAGAGCTTGAAAACAGCATTAACGAGAAATACTTGAAAGAAAGCCAGCAGCTGTATAAAGAGTTTATACAGTCCACATCCAAAAACAAAAAAGGGCATCTCAGCATCTACAGTGATTACGAGACGGTCACAGACACGCCAGATTTACTCTCTATCCGGCGCAATATTGAAACAACACAAGCATCTTCCTACACACAAAGCCGTTATATTACAATTGACAAAAAGAATGATATTTTACTTACATTAAAAAGCTTATTCAAAGATGAGCGCTATATCAAAGTCATCAGTCAAAACATCAAAGAACAAATGAAACAGCAAATGAAGGAAGATCCAAATAAAATATATTGGCTCACTGACGAAGATGCAGAACCGTTCAAAACGATTCTTCCTGATCAGACGTTTTACATTACTGAAGACCATAAACTTGTGATCTCATTTGACGAATATGAAGTCGCCCCCGGCTATATGGGCGTTACAGAGTTTACAATTCCAACCGGCGTCATTTCAAACTTGCTCGTGGGAGAACGTTATATTCGATAA
- the oatA gene encoding peptidoglycan O-acetyltransferase (Evidence 1a: Function from experimental evidences in the studied strain; PubMedId: 1521192, 15661003, 21135105, 21586574, 21856855, 21926231; Product type e : enzyme): MYHKTQHHRYIPGLDGLRAFAVLSVITYHLNFNWANGGFIGVDIFFVLSGYLITSILLPAYGNDINLDFRDFWVRRIRRLLPAAYLMIFSTVVWVVLFDRELLHTVRGDAISSLFYMSNWWFIFHKLSYFDSFGSPSPLKNLWSLAIEEQFYIIWPMFLVVGMYIMKSRARLAAVISLLVLCSAVMMSVLYEPGGDPSRVYYGTDTRSFELLIGCALALVWPMKRLSSNRLPSKLKHTLHATEFLAFCILVLCVYFTDEYEPFLYRGGMLFISVTAAILIACVCHPSSFLGNLLSWRPLRWLGTRSYGIYLWHYPVIVLSTPVQEIGNPVFWHIVLKVIVTCILAELSYHFIEKPIRTQGFRSFSRRVFIHRIKEWKTTSVISKMSIGFIIFAILIFAGGLSGLAGEQKHPTKWTYSSQETNADTSQASGDKKNAAADKKHNPEQKTTDSNQGQKENKDSGQETHKKKDTQSQQLKKPADTAKEVLAIGDSVMLDISSHLRQSFSNVTIDGKVGRQMSQALELAREYKSFNQPNKAVIIELGTNGYFTNSQIEQLLQSFSKAHIYLVNTRVPRQWESKVNESLQQQAHAHQNVTLVDWHTEALQHPEYFTPDGVHLVPKGAKTLTALIVQAMKS; encoded by the coding sequence ATGTATCACAAGACACAGCATCATCGATACATTCCTGGACTTGATGGCCTTCGGGCTTTCGCCGTCCTGTCAGTTATCACTTATCACCTAAATTTCAATTGGGCTAACGGTGGTTTTATCGGGGTTGATATCTTTTTTGTTTTATCCGGATATTTGATTACATCTATTCTATTACCGGCATATGGAAATGATATCAATCTTGATTTTCGGGATTTTTGGGTGCGCCGCATTCGGCGGCTTCTCCCGGCAGCGTACCTTATGATCTTTTCCACTGTTGTGTGGGTCGTATTGTTTGATCGAGAACTATTGCACACTGTACGTGGAGATGCGATCTCTTCTCTCTTTTATATGAGCAATTGGTGGTTTATTTTTCACAAGCTATCATATTTTGATAGTTTCGGTTCCCCATCACCTCTAAAAAACCTTTGGTCGCTGGCGATTGAAGAACAATTTTATATCATATGGCCGATGTTTTTAGTTGTTGGAATGTACATAATGAAAAGCCGCGCCAGATTGGCTGCGGTGATATCATTGCTTGTGCTTTGTTCAGCCGTGATGATGAGCGTACTGTATGAACCTGGCGGAGATCCGAGCCGCGTTTACTATGGCACAGACACTCGTTCGTTTGAACTTCTCATCGGATGTGCCTTGGCTTTGGTATGGCCGATGAAAAGGCTGTCTTCCAACAGGCTGCCAAGCAAACTGAAGCACACTTTGCACGCCACTGAATTTTTGGCATTTTGTATTTTAGTGTTGTGTGTCTATTTCACAGATGAATACGAGCCTTTTCTTTACAGAGGCGGAATGCTATTCATTAGCGTGACTGCCGCAATCCTTATTGCATGTGTTTGCCATCCGAGCAGCTTTTTAGGCAATCTGCTTTCATGGAGGCCGCTTCGGTGGCTTGGAACGAGGTCTTACGGAATTTATCTTTGGCACTACCCTGTTATTGTGTTAAGCACGCCAGTTCAAGAAATCGGAAACCCTGTTTTTTGGCATATCGTGCTAAAGGTCATTGTGACATGTATACTTGCCGAGCTCTCCTACCATTTTATTGAGAAGCCGATACGGACACAGGGATTTAGGTCATTTTCCCGCCGTGTTTTTATACATAGAATCAAGGAATGGAAAACGACATCTGTCATCAGCAAAATGTCAATTGGTTTCATTATTTTCGCTATACTTATTTTTGCAGGCGGGCTGTCAGGGCTAGCCGGCGAGCAAAAGCACCCTACCAAATGGACCTATAGCTCACAAGAAACAAATGCTGACACCAGCCAGGCTTCTGGGGATAAAAAGAACGCTGCAGCAGATAAAAAACACAATCCTGAACAAAAGACAACAGATTCCAATCAGGGTCAAAAGGAAAACAAAGATAGTGGGCAAGAGACTCATAAAAAGAAAGACACGCAATCCCAACAGTTGAAAAAACCAGCAGACACTGCGAAAGAAGTTTTAGCTATAGGAGATTCCGTCATGCTTGATATTTCTTCACACCTGCGTCAGTCATTTTCAAATGTGACGATTGATGGAAAGGTAGGGAGACAAATGTCTCAAGCTTTGGAACTCGCAAGGGAATACAAGTCTTTTAATCAGCCGAACAAGGCTGTCATCATTGAGCTTGGAACCAATGGCTATTTTACAAACAGCCAAATCGAACAACTGCTTCAATCTTTCTCAAAAGCTCATATTTATCTTGTCAATACACGGGTTCCCCGCCAATGGGAAAGCAAGGTAAATGAATCTTTGCAGCAACAGGCCCACGCACATCAAAATGTTACGTTAGTTGACTGGCATACAGAAGCTCTTCAGCATCCGGAATATTTTACCCCTGATGGTGTTCACTTGGTTCCTAAAGGGGCAAAAACTTTGACTGCTCTTATTGTTCAGGCGATGAAATCGTAA
- the yrhK gene encoding hypothetical protein (Evidence 4: Unknown function but conserved in other organisms; PubMedId: 21926231) has product MKGNEEHDIQKELKRYELFFKKRYKVLYTVNDFIIGAMFLVGSFFFFYDRLMSAGIWLFAIGSLLLLIRPTIRLIHDFHYRKHVEQQFKHQSSTDD; this is encoded by the coding sequence ATGAAAGGAAATGAAGAACATGACATCCAAAAAGAGTTGAAACGATATGAGCTTTTTTTCAAAAAACGATATAAGGTTCTTTATACAGTAAACGATTTTATCATCGGTGCTATGTTTCTCGTTGGAAGTTTTTTCTTTTTTTATGACCGGTTAATGTCGGCAGGGATATGGCTGTTTGCGATCGGAAGTTTGCTGCTGTTAATCAGGCCGACCATTCGGCTGATTCATGACTTTCATTACCGTAAGCATGTGGAACAGCAATTCAAGCATCAATCTTCAACAGATGACTGA
- the cypB gene encoding cytochrome P450 CYP102A3 (Evidence 1a: Function from experimental evidences in the studied strain; PubMedId: 11574077, 12775685; Product type e: enzyme), protein MKQASAIPQPKTYGPLKNLPHLEKEQLSQSLWRIADELGPIFRFDFPGVSSVFVSGHNLVAEVCDEKRFDKNLGKGLQKVREFGGDGLFTSWTHEPNWQKAHRILLPSFSQKAMKGYHSMMLDIATQLIQKWSRLNPNEEIDVADDMTRLTLDTIGLCGFNYRFNSFYRDSQHPFITSMLRALKEAMNQSKRLGLQDKMMVKTKLQFQKDIEVMNSLVDRMIAERKANPDENIKDLLSLMLYAKDPVTGETLDDENIRYQIITFLIAGHETTSGLLSFAIYCLLTHPEKLKKAQEEADRVLTDDTPEYKQIQQLKYIRMVLNETLRLYPTAPAFSLYAKEDTVLGGEYPISKGQPVTVLIPKLHRDQNAWGPDAEDFRPERFEDPSSIPHHAYKPFGNGQRACIGMQFALQEATMVLGLVLKHFELINHTGYELKIKEALTIKPDDFKITVKPRKTAAINVQRKEQADIKAETKPKETKPKHGTPLLVLFGSNLGTAEGIAGELAAQGRQMGFTAETAPLDDYIGKLPEEGAVVIVTASYNGAPPDNAAGFVEWLKELEEGQLKGVSYAVFGCGNRSWASTYQRIPRLIDDMMKAKGASRLTAIGEGDAADDFESHRESWENRFWKETMDAFDINEIAQKEDRPSLSITFLSEATETPVAKAYGAFEGIVLENRELQTAASTRSTRHIELEIPAGKTYKEGDHIGILPKNSRELVQRVLSRFGLQSNHVIKVSGSAHMAHLPMDRPIKVVDLLSSYVELQEPASRLQLRELASYTVCPPHQKELEQLVSDDGIYKEQVLAKRLTMLDFLEDYPACEMPFERFLALLPSLKPRYYSISSSPKVHANIVSMTVGVVKASAWSGRGEYRGVASNYLAELNTGDAAACFIRTPQSGFQMPNDPETPMIMVGPGTGIAPFRGFIQARSVLKKEGSTLGEALLYFGCRRPDHDDLYREELDQAEQDGLVTIRRCYSRVENEPKGYVQHLLKQDTQKLMTLIEKGAHIYVCGDGSQMAPDVERTLRLAYEAEKAASQEESAVWLQKLQDQRRYVKDVWTGM, encoded by the coding sequence ATGAAACAGGCAAGCGCAATACCTCAGCCCAAAACATACGGACCTTTAAAAAATCTTCCGCATCTGGAAAAAGAACAGCTTTCTCAATCCTTATGGCGGATAGCTGATGAATTGGGACCGATTTTCCGTTTTGATTTTCCGGGAGTATCCAGTGTTTTTGTGTCCGGCCACAATCTTGTGGCTGAAGTGTGTGATGAAAAACGCTTTGACAAGAACCTTGGCAAAGGCTTGCAAAAGGTGCGTGAGTTCGGGGGAGATGGCTTATTTACAAGCTGGACGCACGAACCGAACTGGCAAAAAGCCCACCGCATTTTGCTGCCGAGTTTTAGTCAAAAAGCGATGAAAGGCTATCATTCTATGATGCTGGATATCGCAACCCAGCTGATTCAAAAGTGGAGCCGGTTAAACCCTAATGAAGAAATTGATGTAGCGGACGATATGACACGTCTGACGCTTGATACGATTGGGTTATGCGGGTTTAACTATCGATTCAACAGCTTTTACCGTGATTCACAGCATCCGTTTATCACCAGTATGCTCCGTGCCTTAAAAGAGGCGATGAATCAATCGAAAAGACTGGGCCTGCAAGATAAAATGATGGTGAAAACGAAGCTGCAGTTCCAAAAGGATATAGAAGTCATGAACTCCCTGGTTGATAGAATGATAGCGGAGCGAAAGGCGAATCCGGATGAAAACATTAAGGATCTCTTGTCTCTCATGCTTTATGCCAAAGATCCAGTAACGGGTGAAACGCTGGATGACGAAAACATTCGATACCAAATCATCACATTTTTAATTGCTGGACATGAGACAACAAGCGGGTTGCTATCCTTTGCGATTTATTGTCTGCTTACACATCCGGAAAAACTGAAAAAAGCTCAGGAGGAAGCGGATCGCGTGTTAACGGATGACACGCCTGAATATAAACAAATCCAGCAGCTCAAATACATTCGGATGGTTTTAAATGAAACCCTCAGACTGTATCCAACAGCTCCGGCTTTTTCTCTATATGCGAAGGAGGATACTGTTCTAGGCGGGGAATATCCGATCAGCAAAGGGCAGCCAGTCACTGTTTTAATTCCAAAACTGCACCGGGATCAAAACGCTTGGGGACCGGATGCGGAAGATTTCCGTCCGGAACGGTTTGAGGATCCTTCAAGTATCCCTCACCATGCGTATAAGCCGTTTGGAAACGGACAGCGCGCTTGTATTGGCATGCAGTTTGCTCTTCAAGAAGCGACAATGGTTCTCGGTCTTGTATTAAAGCATTTTGAATTGATAAACCATACTGGCTACGAACTAAAAATCAAAGAAGCATTAACGATCAAGCCGGATGATTTTAAAATTACTGTGAAACCGCGAAAAACAGCGGCAATCAATGTACAGAGAAAAGAACAGGCAGACATCAAAGCAGAAACAAAGCCAAAAGAAACCAAACCTAAACACGGCACACCTTTACTTGTTCTTTTTGGTTCAAATCTTGGGACAGCTGAGGGAATAGCCGGTGAACTGGCTGCTCAAGGCCGCCAGATGGGCTTTACAGCTGAAACGGCTCCGCTTGATGATTATATCGGCAAGCTCCCTGAAGAAGGGGCAGTCGTCATTGTAACGGCTTCTTATAATGGGGCGCCGCCTGATAATGCTGCCGGATTTGTAGAGTGGCTGAAAGAGCTTGAGGAAGGCCAATTGAAAGGTGTTTCCTATGCGGTATTCGGCTGCGGAAACCGGAGCTGGGCCAGCACGTATCAGCGGATTCCCCGCCTGATTGATGACATGATGAAAGCAAAGGGGGCATCGCGTTTAACAGCGATTGGGGAAGGTGACGCCGCCGATGATTTTGAAAGCCACCGCGAGTCTTGGGAAAACCGCTTCTGGAAGGAAACGATGGACGCATTTGATATTAACGAAATAGCCCAGAAAGAAGACAGGCCTTCATTATCGATTACTTTTCTCAGTGAAGCGACGGAAACGCCGGTTGCTAAAGCATATGGCGCGTTTGAAGGGATTGTGTTAGAGAATCGAGAACTCCAGACAGCTGCCAGCACGCGTTCAACCCGCCATATTGAATTGGAAATTCCGGCTGGTAAAACATATAAAGAAGGCGATCATATCGGAATCCTGCCAAAGAACAGCAGGGAGCTTGTTCAGCGGGTTCTCAGCCGATTCGGTTTGCAGTCCAATCATGTGATAAAAGTAAGCGGAAGCGCTCATATGGCTCATCTGCCGATGGATCGGCCAATCAAAGTAGTGGATTTATTGTCGTCCTATGTAGAGCTGCAGGAACCGGCATCAAGGCTTCAGCTTCGGGAGCTGGCCTCTTATACAGTTTGTCCGCCGCATCAAAAAGAGCTGGAACAGCTCGTTTCAGATGATGGCATTTACAAAGAGCAGGTACTTGCAAAACGTCTTACCATGCTTGATTTTTTAGAGGATTATCCTGCTTGCGAAATGCCGTTTGAACGGTTTTTAGCACTTTTGCCATCACTAAAACCGAGATACTATTCCATTTCAAGCTCACCGAAAGTTCATGCAAATATCGTGAGCATGACGGTAGGAGTTGTGAAAGCCTCAGCATGGAGCGGCCGAGGTGAATACCGGGGTGTCGCCTCTAATTATTTAGCAGAATTGAATACAGGTGATGCAGCAGCTTGCTTCATTCGTACGCCGCAGTCCGGATTTCAGATGCCGAATGATCCTGAAACGCCTATGATTATGGTCGGGCCGGGCACAGGAATTGCGCCATTCAGAGGCTTTATTCAGGCAAGATCGGTTTTGAAGAAGGAAGGAAGCACCCTTGGTGAAGCACTTTTATACTTCGGCTGCCGCCGCCCGGACCATGACGACCTTTACAGAGAAGAGCTGGATCAAGCGGAACAGGACGGTTTGGTCACAATCCGCCGATGCTACTCGCGCGTCGAAAACGAACCAAAAGGATATGTCCAGCACTTGCTCAAGCAAGATACGCAGAAATTGATGACACTCATTGAAAAAGGGGCTCATATTTACGTATGCGGTGATGGATCGCAAATGGCTCCTGATGTAGAGAGAACTTTGCGATTGGCATATGAAGCTGAAAAAGCAGCAAGTCAGGAAGAATCAGCTGTATGGCTGCAAAAGCTGCAAGATCAAAGACGTTATGTGAAAGACGTTTGGACAGGAATGTAA